In Cryptomeria japonica chromosome 10, Sugi_1.0, whole genome shotgun sequence, a genomic segment contains:
- the LOC131076051 gene encoding uncharacterized protein LOC131076051, which yields MGEELIKARLDRTLISNEWYNHYEHSLSAISRIGSDHFAMVFVAKNTSVKRNFSFRFERMWLDDPNLEKAIEMCWSIDVKGIAMYRMDNNLRYVKDNIKKWNKVVFGDLIATKFKTQLELKEMQDKIQTSGYSEVSIREENEVLVKYHKSIRRDEEFWKQRSRSLWLKVGDRNTGFFHMTCMKHKAAYRISKLRIGGIETGKDDEIGKEAKKFFISLLLVDKGLDGRSQRALLEKIPSIINEVQNKALVVIPSEDKVKKVVFSFDGNKAPGSHGFPLFSFQAFWDILKSDVVKGVQEFFGVRIILKELNATFLVLIPKCPRANSMDKLWLIILSNSFYKIISRW from the coding sequence ATGGGGGAAGAACTTATTAAAGCTAGACTTGACAGGACCCTTATTTCTAATGAGTGGTATAACCATTATGAGCACTCCCTATCTGCAATCTCTAGGATTGGTTCTGACCATTTTGCTATGGTTTTTGTTGCTAAGAATACAAGTGTTAAAAGAAACTTCTcatttagatttgaaaggatgtggctggATGATCCTAACCTTGAGAAGGCCATTGAGATGTGTTGGTCTATTGATGTTAAAGGTATTGCGATGTATAGAATGGATAATAATTTAAGGTACGTGAAAGATAATATTAAGAAATGGAACAAGGTGGTTTTTGGGGATCTGATTGCTACCAAGTTCAAAACCCAATTGGAGCTTAAGGAAATGCAGGATAAAATCCAAACTAGTGGATACAGTGAAGTATCTATCAGGGAGGAAAATGAAGTACTTGTGAAGTACCATAAGagtatcagaagagatgaagaattTTGGAAACAAAGGTCTAGATCTCTATGGCTTAAAGTTGGGGACAGAAACACTGGGTTCTTCCATATGACTTGTATGAAACATAAGGCTGCATATAGGATTTCTAAGTTGAGAATTGGGGGAATTGAAACTGggaaggatgatgagattgggaaggaagcCAAGAAGTTTTTCATTTCCCTTCTCTTGGTAGATAAAGGTCTCGATGGTCGTTCTCAGAGGGCCCTCTTAGAGAAAATTCCTTCTATCATTAATGAGGTTCAAAACAAGGCTTTGGTGGTCATCCCTTCTGAGGACAAAGTTAAAAAAGtggtcttttcttttgatggcaaTAAAGCCCCAGGCTCGCATGGCTTTCCGTTGTTCTCCTTTCAAGCCTTTTGGGACATCCTCAAAAGTGATGTGGTTAAAGGTGTGCAAGAGTTTTTTGGGGTTAGAattatcttaaaggaactcaatgctACTTTCTTGGTTCTGATTCCCAAATGCCCTAGGGCTAATTCTATGGATAAGTTATGGCTGATAATCTTAAGCAATTCTTTCTATAAAATCATCTCAAGGTGGTGA